A region from the Silene latifolia isolate original U9 population chromosome 7, ASM4854445v1, whole genome shotgun sequence genome encodes:
- the LOC141592739 gene encoding NEDD8-specific protease 1-like — protein sequence MSNGEVFKYKDILRESDLDPLKNKSCFLTEDIIAFYFRYLSSLCKTDDIMLLLPSESFSLANYEDDNGVSTFAENEKLSTKRLVVFPVNDCYDFSEGDRGSHWSVLVYSRSMNAFLHFDSIAGTNNLPAEKLYEAVKKYIGVGGQVPSAALMKKQKNKNKKASAVSQPVSKPCQVVANAAAPDGLPVFKEAETPQQTNTIDCGIYVLAIVKAIIDCFGDGSDSNTTDVPSVVATDVHQSIESTMRTEILELVNNLRKNVIE from the coding sequence ATGAGTAACGGAGAGGTGTTCAAGTACAAGGATATTCTTCGAGAATCGGATCTCGACCCCCTAAAAAACAAATCATGCTTCCTGACTGAAGACATTATAGCATTCTACTTCAGGTATCTATCGTCTCTCTGTAAAACTGATGATATCATGCTTCTTCTACCGTCTGAGTCGTTTTCGCTTGCAAACTACGAGGATGATAACGGTGTGAGTACGTTCGCTGAGAATGAAAAACTGTCAACCAAGAGACTCGTCGTTTTTCCTGTAAATGACTGCTACGATTTTAGTGAGGGTGACCGTGGAAGTCATTGGAGCGTCTTGGTGTACTCTAGGTCTATGAATGCGTTTCTGCACTTTGATAGCATTGCAGGAACGAATAACCTTCCTGCAGAGAAGCTGTACGAGGCAGTCAAGAAATATATCGGTGTAGGTGGTCAAGTTCCATCAGCAGCCCTGATGAAGAAACAGAAGAATAAAAACAAAAAAGCGAGCGCTGTCAGCCAACCTGTCTCCAAGCCTTGTCAAGTTGTTGCTAATGCTGCTGCACCTGATGGTTTGCCCGTCTTCAAGGAGGCGGAGACCCCTCAGCAGACAAACACAATCGACTGTGGAATCTATGTATTAGCCATTGTCAAGGCCATTATTGATTGCTTCGGAGATGGAAGCGATAGCAACACTACTGATGTGCCTTCAGTAGTAGCGACAGATGTTCATCAGTCCATCGAATCGACAATGAGAACAGAGATATTGGAGCTAGTAAATAATTTGAGGAAAAACGTTATCGAGTGA
- the LOC141592737 gene encoding putative disease resistance protein RGA3, which produces MAEKAALSLATDAAKAIGQLLMDRTIEEMQLMWGLKDELEKLKTKFSNLQLFLKDIESAKHADKRGQVNDWVLRVKDAAYVADDIIDDYDYEIIRREHEQKERFVKQFKDFFTRNNSIVFRIRMSRRVRDALAMFDELDKNAQNMGLKQLQITAGGIAGTSANNDEGSDILSQARRHASASAAEFVGREEEMKKLIEIMCRPSNEEAHISTVAIRGIGGLGKTTFARCLYDSKDIEAHFEKKLWITVSDNFTILRILNEMLEYVTSNKGNLSNIDAIINKLQENLKNKKYLLVLDDVWCDNQELWSSLKNALERIGGLPGCLILITTRLKEVTTGSQAVYTHSLRELSQGEGWALLKQRALVGVTYPNISEFEEIGKRIVEKCKGVPLAIKAIGGILISKRIPSDWESIEKSEIWDLPQNDENQILPSLRLTFDHLPSPAIKQCFAYCPAFCHKGRWMQKDKLVDIWLAQGFLHGSEIKNLTMEEIGKKYLMVLLNYSLLDEVKGVEQVYMMHDLVYDLAVDVSGKDLLFWKPNDHQQIDSCRHLVIDTKDVEALSNIPITKTLIKLRTISYGLPHNVLIHAKYLRTLSVDGCDIKELPSSIGLLKHLRFLSLSGNPIETLPDSIGKLYLLQTLRLLGCDSMKVLPKVLYRLTNLIHIPTTTPMIASQGLRELTNLHTLPHLALGDDEDGWSIDELGGLHKLMGEIHISGLEHVKTKENARKADLAGKAKVSNITLAWSRYREEISGGSYDEDVLDGLQPHPNITSLELQNFFGLKFPSWMARMAVVSEGGSPLPLKNLTSLKLLNCSRCERLLTLGHLPCLKYLVLRRLKVESIGIDFYGAPLNESNNKVNRVSFLSLTELEISDFKSLKTWVLPSTGEETIVFPLLDVIKLEDCPELETIPALDYFQSLKTLQLSNVGIQSLEITKQNPSSMLSPEVNLKLQTLEIDECENLMSLPSELQFAGSLQTMIVRDCPALTSLSNLFIGRCEKRASLATFTIEGRTPDFSNSSVNHVSFPSLIELQITGCKALKTCVLPPSADATNVFPRLEVLEVINCPELETLPTLNSQSLKKVEIKNLGIRSFSIASPTANMKLEILEIYKCEKLVSLPSELQFAASLKTMKVRSCPALTSLPNNLFNGLASLSDLRISRCKALSNIPSSLEKCTSLAMLMIGDCPSIKDPTPDFSKLKGLKELSKSGNPIKLMISMFKAVEHLPNLTNLTTGGFSDEEEQELYFSDVSPILQNQSLRKLILKGSPNIKSLPEQLQLLTQIKYLWIWDFDDLEELPEWVGRLSSLEVLWLIQCKKLKDIPSKEVFLQMTRLRELDISDCPILAESCDKDNGSDWTKISHIPSIEIL; this is translated from the exons ATGGCTGAAAAGGCGGCCCTCAGCTTGGCGACTGATGCCGCTAAGGCCATAGGTCAGCTGTTAATGGATCGAACCATAGAAGAGATGCAGTTGATGTGGGGTCTCAAGGATGAGCTTGAAAAGCTTAAGACCAAATTCTCAAACCTCCAGCTCTTTCTCAAGGACATAGAGAGTGCCAAACATGCTGATAAGAGAGGTCAGGTCAATGATTGGGTTCTGAGAGTCAAGGATGCGGCTTATGTTGCTGATGATATCATTGATGATTACGACTATGAAATCATCCGCAGGGAACACGAGCAGAAAGAGCGATTTGTGAAACAGTTCAAAGACTTTTTCACTCGTAACAACTCCATCGTATTTCGCATTAGGATGTCTCGCAGGGTTCGTGATGCCCTAGCCATGTTTGATGAACTCGACAAGAACGCCCAAAACATGGGTCTCAAACAGTTGCAGATCACAGCAGGCGGGATCGCAGGGACATCTGCAAACAATGACGAAGGTAGCGACATATTGAGTCAAGCTCGACGACATGCATCTGCTAGTGCCGCTGAATTTGTGGGAAGGGAGGAAGAGATGAAGAAATTGATAGAAATAATGTGCCGCCCAAGTAATGAGGAAGCTCACATTTCTACGGTTGCCATCCGCGGAATAGGAG GTCTTGGCAAGACGACCTTCGCAAGATGCCTATATGACAGCAAGGATATTGAAGCTCATTTTGAGAAAAAGCTTTGGATAACCGTGTCCGACAATTTTACCATCCTGAGAATCCTGAATGAGATGCTTGAATACGTTACATCAAATAAAGGAAATTTGTCCAACATAGATGCAATCATAAACAAACTTCAAGAAAATTTGAAGAATAAAAAGTATTTGCTTGTCCTTGATGATGTATGGTGCGACAATCAAGAGCTATGGAGTTCCCTGAAAAATGCATTGGAGAGGATCGGGGGACTTCCGGGATGTCTGATTTTAATCACCACTCGTCTCAAAGAAGTCACAACGGGATCCCAAGCTGTATACACACACTCGTTAAGAGAACTATCACAAGGGGAAGGTTGGGCTCTTTTAAAGCAGAGAGCTTTGGTAGGTGTGACGTATCCAAATATatctgaatttgaggaaattggAAAAAGGATTGTTGAAAAGTGTAAAGGCGTCCCTTTAGCCATAAAAGCAATCGGAGGTATACTTATATCGAAGCGGATTCCAAGTGACTGGGAATCAATAGAAAAAAGTGAGATATGGGATTTGCCACAAAATGATGAAAACCAGATCCTCCCATCACTAAGATTAACCTTCGACCATTTACCATCTCCTGCTATAAAGCAATGTTTTGCTTACTGTCCTGCTTTTTGTCATAAAGGCAGGTGGATGCAAAAAGATAAGTTGGTGGATATCTGGTTGGCTCAGGGTTTCCTTCATGGATCTGAAATTAAAAACTTGACAATGGAGGAAATTGGCAAGAAGTATCTAATGGTTTTGCTGAATTATTCATTGCTAGATGAAGTAAAGGGTGTAGAACAGGTATATATGATGCACGATTTAGTTTACGATCTTGCCGTGGATGTTTCTGGGAAAGATTTGTTGTTCTGGAAACCAAACGATCATCAGCAAATTGACAGTTGTCGCCATTTAGTTATTGATACAAAAGATGTTGAAGCTCTATCCAACATTCCTATAACAAAGACACTAATAAAGCTGAGAACAATTTCTTATGGACTCCCACACAATGTGTTAATCCATGCAAAGTACCTGCGTACTCTATCAGTCGATGGATGCGACATAAAAGAGCTGCCTTCTTCCATTGGTTTGCTTAAACATCTTAGATTCCTCAGTCTTTCAGGTAATCCAATCGAAACATTGCCAGATTCAATCGGGAAACTTTACCTTTTACAAACACTCAGACTTCTTGGTTGTGACTCTATGAAGGTCCTACCAAAAGTATTGTATAGGTTGACCAACTTAATTCATATCCCAACAACTACTCCCATGATCGCATCTCAAGGATTACGAGAGTTAACTAACCTCCACACCTTACCTCATCTTGCTTTGGGTGATGATGAAGATGGATGGTCTATTGACGAACTCGGGGGTCTGCATAAGCTTATGGGCGAGATCCATATCTCTGGTCTAGAACATGTGAAAACTAAGGAGAATGCAAGGAAAGCTGACCTTGCTGGAAAAGCTAAGGTTTCAAATATAACCCTAGCTTGGTCCAGGTACAGAGAGGAAATTAGCGGTGGGAGCTATGATGAAGATGTTCTGGATGGCCTTCAACCTCACCCAAACATAACATCTCTGGAACTTCAAAACTTCTTTGGTCTGAAGTTTCCTTCTTGGATGGCGAGGATGGCAGTTGTGTCAGAGGGTGGTTCCCCCTTGCCGCTTAAAAATCTGACATCTTTGAAGCTACTGAATTGCAGTAGATGCGAGAGGCTCCTTACACTAGGACATCTACCTTGTCTGAAATATCTGGTTTTGCGTAGACTCAAAGTGGAAAGCATAGGAATCGATTTCTATGGTGCTCCTCTGAACGAGAGCAATAACAAGGTTAATCGTGTGTCATTCCTATCTCTGACAGAGCTTGAGATATCCGATTTCAAATCACTGAAGACATGGGTCTTGCCATCCACAGGAGAAGAAACAATTGTATTTCCTCTTCTTGATGTTATTAAACTTGAAGATTGTCCTGAGCTAGAAACAATTCCCGCCTTGGATTATTTCCAATCCCTTAAAACACTACAACTTTCAAATGTTGGCATCCAATCGTTGGAGATTACCAAACAAAATCCCTCGTCTATGTTGTCACCTGAAGTGAACTTGAAGCTTCAGACACTGGAGATAGATGAATGTGAGAATCTTATGTCTTTACCTAGTGAGCTGCAGTTCGCTGGATCTCTCCAGACAATGATTGTGAGAGATTGCCCTGCCCTTACTTCCCTGAGCAACCTCTTTATTGGTAGATGTGAAAAACGCGCTTCTTTAGCAACGTTCACGATAGAGGGTCGAACACCAGATTTCAGCAATAGCAGTGTCAATCATGTATCATTTCCATCTCTGATAGAGCTTCAGATTACTGGTTGCAAAGCGTTGAAGACATGTGTCCTGCCACCCTCAGCAGATGCAACAAATGTTTTTCCTCGTCTTGAGGTtcttgaagttataaattgtccTGAGCTGGAAACATTGCCTACACTGAATTCCCAATCCCTCAAGAAAGTAGAGATAAAGAATCTTGGTATCCGATCCTTTTCAATAGCGTCACCAACTGCGAACATGAAGCTTGAGATTCTGGAGATTTATAAATGTGAGAAGCTTGTGTCTTTACCCAGTGAGCTGCAGTTCGCTGCATCTCTCAAGACAATGAAAGTGAGATCTTGTCCTGCTCTTACTTCTCTTCCAAATAATCTTTTCAACGGACTCGCTTCCCTAAGCGACCTCCGTATTTCCAGATGTAAAGCACTAAGTAATATCCCTTCCAGCTTGGAAAAATGCACGTCTTTGGCGATGCTCATGATAGGTGACTGTCCATCTATAAAAGATCCAACGCCAGATTTCAGCAAGTTGAAGGGTCTAAAAGAGCTATCTAAAAGTGGAAATCCCATAAAGTTGATGATTTCCATGTTCAAGGCGGTTGAACATCTTCCTAACCTAACGAATTTGACAACCGGCGGGTTCAGTGACGAAGAGGAACAAGAATTATACTTCTCTGATGTGTCTCCCATTCTACAAAATCAATCTCTCCGTAAATTAATTTTGAAAGGAAGCCCAAATATCAAGTCTCTACCTGAACAGCTTCAACTTCTCACTCAGATTAAATATTTGTGGATATGGGACTTTGATGACTTGGAAGAACTTCCAGAATGGGTGGGTCGTCTTTCATCTCTTGAGGTATTATGGTTGATACAATGCAAGAAATTGAAAGATATACCATCAAAGGAGGTTTTCTTACAGATGACACGATTAAGGGAACTGGATATTTCGGATTGTCCAATCCTAGCTGAAAGTTGTGACAAAGATAATGGCTCTGATTGGACCAAGATCTCGCATATCCCCTCTATTGAGATTCTATAA